GGTTCTGTGGGCAGCGGTTCGGTTGTCCGGCCTGCGGCGAGACAGGAAGCGACAGTCAGTAAGCTAATCCGAGATGGCGGCGTCGGCCTGATCGGCGGGCTGGTCGGTCAGTTCGTAGAGATTCTGTCGCGCGTCGGCAAAGTAGACGTCCTCCTCGATAACGCCGACCTCGTCGAGTCGTTCGAGCGCATAGCGGACCGTGCGCGCCGAGAGCATCGACTCCTCGACGATGCCCTTCTGGGTCAGCGGCCCGTCGTACTCCAGTACCTTGTAGACGAGCTTCGCGCTGGGCGGGAGGTCCGTGATACCCTCGCCATCGGTTTCCGTCATTAGCTGCTACGAATGTCGCCGGATGCATAAAGATTGAGGAGTGTCTTCGGCAGACGGGCGCTCGCGCGGGTTCTGTGCGGGCCGGTCCCGGAACCGCGCCCCTTTTGGTGGCGGGTGGTCGAACTGTGGGTATGGCCACGGATACGGCGGACGGAATGAGTTCCCATATGCGGGGGCTCACTGTCACGACGATAACGGCGATCGCCGGTATCGGCGCGGCGTTCGTATCGAACGCCGTCGCGAGCGGTGCGACCGATACGGTCGCGTTGCTCGTCGTTCT
The Halomicroarcula saliterrae genome window above contains:
- a CDS encoding ArsR family transcriptional regulator; the encoded protein is MTETDGEGITDLPPSAKLVYKVLEYDGPLTQKGIVEESMLSARTVRYALERLDEVGVIEEDVYFADARQNLYELTDQPADQADAAISD